DNA sequence from the Scophthalmus maximus strain ysfricsl-2021 chromosome 1, ASM2237912v1, whole genome shotgun sequence genome:
CTTCACAGCTTAAGTAGTCTGACAGAGGATAGAGGCACAACAGCGAGGTTCGTATCTTCAATGAAGCAGCTCTTCGCTGGCGTTGGTAGCTGGCAAACAGCAGCATGCTAACGTCGGTTAGCGGGCTACCGGGGAGTTTTGGCGGATGTACTTGATTTTAGCCTGCATGTTGCTACTTGTTAGCACATTCGTCAGCCCAGTCCAACACAACGTTGTGGCCACAGTGCTACTGACAAACAGTGGCAAGTTTTGTACTAAGCGTGCATGTGTTTTCGTAAGAGGACATACCTGGTGGGCGTTCATGTTTAGACAACGGCAGCCAAGTGCGCATAAGGCTCTGGGAGACCGTTTGGCATCAACCCCGTTAGTCAGAGTTAACGTTGTGAATGCTGTGTTGTCTTGCAGGATCGGAGGATGTCTCTTCCAAAGCGAGAGGTGGAGGAGTTGAGACCCTGGGTGGAGCGCACAGTGAAGAAAGTGCTTGGTTTCTCCGAGCCCACCGTGGTCACGGCAGCTTTGCACTGTGTTGGAAAGGGACTggacaaaagaaagacaatagGTAACTGTTCCGACTCTTAAGAGACCTGCTGTTCTTCTTAATCTATGTGCAGATTTGAATCAAGAACTACTGAAGACCACATGCACGAAAGACGACGAGAGACAGCAAATCTTGAATAATTGAGACCATACTGGAGAATTTTTGGTAGTTTGTATGAAACATGacataaatgattaattgattatctaAATAGTTGTAGATGCTTTTGTGGTGATGGACTAACCGATCAGTGGATTAAGTCAGCGAGCCACCGGTGATGGTCAGATCATCATGTGTGGTTATGTCCCAGACCACcgtaaatgttattttaactattcagctgtcattttttccccatacgCAGAAAGTGATCATTGTGTTACATTTAACACTAAGTATTAGAGCTAGCTGTCATATCCtcttcaaataaatcaaagtgaaaaatTATAAGTGTCAACAAATGCCCTGCATTTGTGTCCTGCACGTGCTCGTTGATCCAACTATCAGGCACAAAACATCTTAAGTCACAGtgattgtgtaattttttttatctgtgcaTGTAAATTCACCCATGTTATTTAACTCTGACAATTATTAAATGGTActagatttgtgtgaattagtCAAAATTTGTTTCCCTCCCAGACCAGCTGCGTCCTTTCCTCGATGACTCTGCTGGAGGTTTTGTGGAGCGTCTCTTTGAAGCGCTGGAGGAGAGCCGCAGTGCCCGGGGCAACAAAGGAGCAGGAGACAAGAATCGCAAGAGAGAACTGAAGGTACAGAAATGCCACAGGAGACATCATCATACTGTAAAGCGAGGgatctctgtctgtatgtggctCGCATTTCTGTTTCTTCAGAACTGTTCGTCTTATCGACTTCACGCGGCTCCGTGCATTATCAGGCAGTCTGTGGACCGAGTTGAACATTTCTTCTGCTACATCCGCAGTGTGTTTTTAGCAACAGTTCACTACAATGTTACAAACGATAGAGAACACCATCAAACCCTTTTTCTCTGCCAAATGCTTGAGTCTGTAATTGTGCTGTGATATTTCAGATTGAGAAAGCACAGTGTGAAGTTGTATGAACTCTTCTTGAAAAAGCTGCTAGCAGCAATACCATCAGACAAGAAATTGTCAGGACAATTCTTTTGTCTGCACTAGCGTCTTAAAATTGTCCTTGTTTTTACCTAAAGTTTATCAATTTATCGACCAGAAGTTACACTGACTGCTTTAACAtcctcacatactgtacaaaagtGACCATTTATAGTCTGGAAATTTGACAATGCCTGTAATGCATACACTGTATTAGTCTGACTACTTCAAACCtttgtttgactttgaacaTAAAGTGGTATGTACCCAAAGTTTAACCACTCTTGTGTTTGGCTTAATGGTACAATGTCATGTTTTCAAAGCAAATCTAATATTAGTGGTGTTGCTCTTTTGGCTGGTGGTTCTCAGGATGTGTTTGGTGATGATGACCCAGGTGCAAAGCGAGAACCTCCCGAGGCAGGAGATGGGACCGTGGTAAAACGGAAACGGACCCCTCGCTTCCAGGAGGTGGAAGAGCCTGAGGTCATACCTGGACCTCCATCTGAGAGCCCTGGCATGCTTACAAAAATGCAGGTATGACAGTCTTTTCTCAGTGACAATTGGGGTTTTAGCCAAATAAGTTTATTTTGGATTATTATGAGAAACCCTTTACAGttacaaaaacttttttaatgtcCATAGATCAAACAGATGATGGAGGCAGCCACGAAACAGAtcgaagagagaaagaaacaactgaGTTTTTCATCTCCAGTTCCTGCTGGTCCGGTAAGAATTTTCACAGTGAGGGAGGAGTATCAGCAATTACAGACAATACATCAAGTATAACATTGTTCTTATTTCTCCACAACCTTAGCGGCTGCCCCTTTCTACACCACAGTCACAAATGGAAGCCTCTCCAGTGTCGCGGCTTCTTGGCAAttccaccactgctgctgctggtgcgtCATCTATAGCTCCCTCCCAGGCTGCCAGCTTCATGAACGATGCTATCGAGAAGGCTCGCAAGGCTGCTGAGCTACAAGCGCGCATCCAGTCCCAGTTAGCCATGAAACCTGGTATCCTCGGAGCCCTGGGGAACACTGGGCCAAACAACATAGTGGCACTAGCTAATCTACATGCCATGGGAATTGCTCCACCGTGAGTAATGTCAGAGATTTGAGACTCtaaagaggcaaaaaaacattgtactcATTTATATTGGTGCGTGTAGCAGTGTGGAAACAGACTGATTTCCCTGTGTGTCCCTTTTTTATAGGAAAGTCGAAGTCAAGGAGGTGAACAAGCCTACACCTCTTATTCTGGATGATAAGGGAAGAACTGTGGATGCAAGTGGCAAAGAGGTTGAACTCACACATCGCATGCCCACACTTAAAGGTAACATAGCAGCCCAATAAACATATACACAATCTTTTCTTGTTTGGGCATTCTCAGTTAACATCCCTCTCAATATTCAGCTAACATCCGAGCGGTGAAGAGGGAGCAGTTTCGTCAACAGCTGAAGGAGAAGCCTGGGGACGACTTGGAGTCCACGTCCTACTTTGACCAGCGTGTGTCTATAACACCGGCTCAACGCGCTCGCCGGGGCTTCAAATTCCATGACCAGGGGCGCTTTGAGAAGATAGCTCAGAGAATTAGAACTAAGGTTGGATTATTGCTCCACTATCTTCATTGTCAGCAGTAGTCAGCCTGTTTATTTGGATTATAATGCTTTTGTAATGATGGTTCATACAACTTGACTTTTACCTCAATCAGGCCCAGTTGGAGAGGTTGCAGTGTGAGATTGCTCAAGCAGCAAAGAAGACGGGCATCCAGGCCTCCACCAAGCTTGCCCTGATTGCGCCTAGGAAGGAGGTTCGAGAAGGGGAGGTGCCTAATTTGGAGTGGTGGGACACTTACATCCTGCCCTTCAACGTAGAATTGTAAGAAGCCACAGCTAATCTGtgaatttaaacatttcagCTTGAATATTAAACCTGTCTGTTGTCTTATTCTCACTGTCCTGATGAAACTGCAAAATGTGAAGCTCAATCTTTATGGCACAAATTATAGTGCAGTTTGTCCTTTCTAAACTTACTTTAGTTTACTAAGTGTTTCCTCTTAATATTTTGTAGAACCCCAGAAACAAAATTTGAACAGCTGGAGTTATTTGGTGTGACCAACCTTGTAGAACATCCCGCCCAAATTAGCCCTCCAGGTAAGTGTTTAGGCTTTCAACTgcacatcttctttttttttttgcttcaatttcaattcaaatttctGGTATCAATTGAAATACTAGCATTATAATTTGCTGGCGTTATGacaacatttgtgtgtgtggggttctCAGTTGACACAGATAAAGCAGTCACGCTGGGCGTGTACCTGacaaagaaagaacagaagaaaCTGAGAAGACAGACACGAAGGGAGGCCCAAAAAGAAGTGCAAGAACGGGTTCGTCTGGGACTCATGCCTCCACCAGAACCCAAAGGTAACCCACCCAAAAGGACTACAATTACAAAGTGCTGCGATGCTAGATTAAAGAGAAGGCTGCTAATgattgcttttcatttcctcagtaCGCATCTCCAACCTGATGAGAGTCCTCGGGACGGAGGCTGTTCAGGACCCAACAAAAGTAGAGGCCCACGTCAGAGCACAGATGGCCAAGAGACAGAAGTAAGTCACACAATCAACCTCGACACTAAGTCCACACTCATTCCTTATAGTAATAGAGAATCACACATTAAGTAAAGAAAGCCATTGAGGTGGTTTTTCTAACTGTGTCTCCCTCCCTGCAGGGCTCATGAAGAGGCCAACGCTGCTCGCAAACTCACAtcagagcagaggaaagagaagaaggttAAGAAGTTAAAGGAAGACATTACTGATGGCGTTCACATTGCAGTGTATAGGTTTGTATTCATAGGGAGAGAGCGAACACTGTAGTGCATATCACAGCGCTTTTTCTTTCGCAACTTGTTAGTGTTTCTAATTTAAGCACCTGTCCTTCCCCCTGTACAGGATCCGTAACCTGCAAAATCCTGCAAAGAAGTTTAAAGTGGAGGCGAATGCCAACCAGCTGTACCTGACAGGCACAGTAGTGCTGCACAGAGATGTCAACCTTGTTGTAGTTGAGGGAGGTAAGGGAAACATGTCCACAACAGCGTACAGGAAAAGGATGCTCAGGCTCACAGAAGCATTTGTGCCAGTTCCAGTTCGTTGcagttaaatttttttctcatattcgTAACATATATTTACTGTTGTTAAAGGGAAAATGTTTGGTGTTGACAATCATTTGATTATATTAATGATTTCTTGAAGAAGTGATAATAAAAGTTAGTCAGCGTTCTCTAAGTCCAGAACTTGACCAGAACCTTTTCAGCATTAATTTCTTCACCATGGACTAAAAATAAACACTCCTTCACCATTTTAGAAAaaactttgtttatttttattcacaaCTTCCCCAAATGTCAATGTTGTCTGGTGTGTTGTTTATCCCCAAAAGATCCTGTCTCAACCTTGTACAACCTGTTCTTATCCAATTATTTTGATGAACTTGAATTGGTCAAACTCATCAGTCTTGAAACCTGAAGACAACTGTCACTGTGGGGTTGTGAAATACGATGAAGGTCCAGATAACTTCAAGGGAGTGCATTGCCAGTAAACACAACATATAAGGGAAATGAGAACATTAACTCAAAATTAGAGTTTAAATGGCTGACATCACTGACAAGGACTTGACTCTGGTTATTGAGCATGCATTTGCAGGAAACAAAGCATTTTGTGCTCAATAAGCTCTTCTGGTCGTGacctcacaatatcacagtGGGTGTAAAGGGGCAGAGAAGAGCGAGACGAGGAACAGTCGTCTAACCATTGTTTAAAGCAGCGTCACACTGGTTTTTATGATGACAGTAATAATGCTGACATTTAGAGATGAAATGAGgttaacaataatgataatgaacTGAATGCtgatgattaataataattaatgaatgaTATTTTGtatctgaattattttaattctgtttttagGCCCCAAATCCCAGAAGAAGTTCAAGAGGCTGATGATGCACAGAATCAAATGGGTGGAACACAACAGTAAAAGAGATGGTAAGAGTAGCTTGAGTGTTTTATCCCAGTTATCGTGTGTTTGTGCTTATTTCGAGGATACTAAACTCTTTATTCCTAATCAGATCCTGATGGTGACGACGatacaaagagaaacaacaagTGTTGGTTGATATGGGAGGTGAGTTTCACACATTctgttttctgaaatatttaagAAATAATTTTGTGATGCCATTAAAGTCCAATAACTCTTTATTGGTTCTTCAGGGAACGGCTAAAGAGCGTAGTTTTGGAGACATGAAGTTCAAGCAGTGCCCCACAGAGAACATGGCTAGAGAGCACTTCAAGAAGCACGGCACAGAACACTATTGGGACCTAGCTCTCAGCCAGAGTGTGTTGGAAACCACGGATGACTGAAACCTGCCTGGAGAGCCCATAGTTTCCGTCAGCACGCCCCCAGACCCAACCGCCGCACAGCCAGCCGACCCTCTCTGCTGACTGGCTTAATCAAGTTTAATCATGAGACTTGAACATAgaaaaggaggaacaaaaaTCCTGTGTGGGTGTCTGTCCGACAAATgaggttgtgtctgtgtgtgtatgcctgcATCAGTGTTCATCTCTTTGGTGGTTGGCTCCTCAATCAGATCTTCTTATCTATTATAGATCGAACAGTATGTAAATTACTTACCCAAGGCTTTGTATGAGGATGAGAAACAGTGTCAGATTACgttgtgatttaatttttgtGATGAAATCTACATGTCCACTGATGTTAATCCCTGTGTGAGTGAAGCGGTTAATAGAAACCAACCCATCAGTGAAAGACTGTATAACACACATAGAGTAAACCTGGAAGGATTGGAAGCAAAACCTCTCTGCATTGTTTCCAGACTGACTAGTTATCACAGATGCatttcaaagaaatgtaaagttcgaaaaaaaataattattttctctttgacaAAGGAGCAAATCTTTGACTGACCTCTAGCTATATTTCTCTGTACCATTACAGTCAAAGCCTTAAATAAACCACACAATTCCACaaacgtgtttttgtttttcttctgttaccTGGATTGGATTCCGCAGATAATAAACTTATAAATATGTTAATAAACATTCACAACGACGGTAGACATGAACTGTAACGCAGGACAGCCCCGTGTTGTTCAGTACCGCGGCACGCTGTTGTAAATATAGCCGTGTTGACGGCGAGGTGAAGCGTGGGGGCGTGTCCTGTCGTTACATTAGCTCCTTCGTCCCCGTCAGCAGCCAGCGACCAGCAGACAGAGCTGGAAAGATGGCGGCCGGTTCTGGGGCTGCAAGCGGCCACGGACCTCGCGGCTCCACCGCCGCCCTGGAAGCGTCTTTGGACCGGAGGTTTCAGGGAGTATCCAACACCATGGAGTCGATACAGGGACTTTCGACGTGGTGCATTGAAAACAAGAGGAGCCACGGCCTCATCGTGCGCTACTGGATGAAGTGGCTCAAGAAATGTGAGTAGCGAGCCGCCGCTGAAGCTAACGcgctagcatgctaactttAGCTAATTCAAATCCCCCAATGTCTGATCACTGTGCGAAACTGTTGGAGCTGCGAGcggttggtttgttttggtgtCGTGTGAGACGGGTCGTAGCGAAAAAATAATGTTGACTTATTCCTTGGCGggaattttaatatttaatcaacTGCGCATTTGAAAGGCGCCACTGACGTTGTTATCAGTGCGTACAAATCAGCCGCTAATGTAGCTAAGCTAACGCTAACATGTCCACGCTAGTCGTGTTTACAGCGGGGCCTCCCCGGGTCCACGGGCTGGTAACGCCGGACTCTGCGCCGTGACGAAGACTTGTCATTCACTGCACTGCTCGTTCTCAATAAACACAAGTCTGTGTCTGAGGTAAATGTGGTTTAGATGTAGTTTCAGCTTCGCTCGGTGATCCGCAGATTGATCTGTCTGCGAGGGATGTTGTTGTCTGCATGGGAGCGTGCcgatgttcccacatttctagggGACATTTCTTTCACTGAAcattaggccctatgttcccacatttcccttttcatgaatttgtatcagattgtatccccctttctcccaatttggtagccaattacacccaacctattatccagtagccctaaccctaatttcgaaaatgtcctagaaatgtgggaacatagggctgacccCGTCTGCATGGTTGACTAAAGGGAAAGTTCACCCAAAGAAGAATCCAAGATCTAAAccattattttaatatataatcaTACGTTAAACATACGTTGTTAGATGGCGAGGAGACCTAAAAAAGGACATAAATCGAGCCAAAGTTCACGTCCAATTTTTATTTGGCTGATGCACTGattataatatgtatatacaacttttatatatatactttgttGATGAAATTGTATAGACAAGTACGTGCAA
Encoded proteins:
- the prpf3 gene encoding U4/U6 small nuclear ribonucleoprotein Prp3, translating into MSLPKREVEELRPWVERTVKKVLGFSEPTVVTAALHCVGKGLDKRKTIDQLRPFLDDSAGGFVERLFEALEESRSARGNKGAGDKNRKRELKDVFGDDDPGAKREPPEAGDGTVVKRKRTPRFQEVEEPEVIPGPPSESPGMLTKMQIKQMMEAATKQIEERKKQLSFSSPVPAGPRLPLSTPQSQMEASPVSRLLGNSTTAAAGASSIAPSQAASFMNDAIEKARKAAELQARIQSQLAMKPGILGALGNTGPNNIVALANLHAMGIAPPKVEVKEVNKPTPLILDDKGRTVDASGKEVELTHRMPTLKANIRAVKREQFRQQLKEKPGDDLESTSYFDQRVSITPAQRARRGFKFHDQGRFEKIAQRIRTKAQLERLQCEIAQAAKKTGIQASTKLALIAPRKEVREGEVPNLEWWDTYILPFNVELTPETKFEQLELFGVTNLVEHPAQISPPVDTDKAVTLGVYLTKKEQKKLRRQTRREAQKEVQERVRLGLMPPPEPKVRISNLMRVLGTEAVQDPTKVEAHVRAQMAKRQKAHEEANAARKLTSEQRKEKKVKKLKEDITDGVHIAVYRIRNLQNPAKKFKVEANANQLYLTGTVVLHRDVNLVVVEGGPKSQKKFKRLMMHRIKWVEHNSKRDDPDGDDDTKRNNKCWLIWEGTAKERSFGDMKFKQCPTENMAREHFKKHGTEHYWDLALSQSVLETTDD